Proteins from a genomic interval of Phenylobacterium sp. LH3H17:
- the nagZ gene encoding beta-N-acetylhexosaminidase has protein sequence MTNASILGCSGKVLSREEKAFFADIAPWGFILFARNIESPDQVRRLVDDLRATVDRPDAPVLIDQEGGRVQRLGPPHWRRYPPSRAYGELPANDLLLGREIARLGARLLAHDLAGLGINVDCLPVLDVPVEGAHAVIGDRAYARSPEGVAVLGRAACEGLIAGGVLPVIKHIPGHGRAMADSHQALPVVDAPYEDLEARDFAPFRMLSDMPMAMTAHVVYTAIDPKQPATTSRKVLRQVIRGAIGFDGLVMSDDLSMKALGGGFADRARAALAAGCDVVLHCNGDMAEMKAVVSGTKTLSGRALRRARSALARVARTPEPFDVHEARARFDAAFEGRWAA, from the coding sequence GTGACCAACGCGTCGATCCTCGGCTGTTCCGGCAAGGTCCTCTCCCGGGAGGAGAAGGCCTTCTTCGCCGATATCGCGCCCTGGGGGTTCATCCTCTTCGCGCGCAACATCGAGAGCCCCGACCAGGTGCGACGTCTGGTGGACGACCTGCGGGCCACCGTCGATCGTCCCGACGCCCCGGTGCTGATCGACCAGGAGGGTGGGCGCGTGCAGCGCCTGGGCCCGCCGCACTGGCGGCGCTATCCGCCGAGCCGCGCCTATGGCGAACTGCCCGCCAACGACCTTCTGCTGGGCCGCGAGATCGCTCGCCTCGGCGCGCGGCTGCTGGCGCATGACCTGGCCGGCCTCGGCATCAATGTCGACTGCCTGCCGGTGCTGGACGTGCCGGTGGAGGGCGCCCATGCGGTGATCGGCGACCGCGCCTACGCCCGCAGCCCCGAGGGCGTGGCCGTCCTGGGCCGCGCCGCCTGCGAGGGCCTGATCGCCGGGGGCGTGCTGCCGGTCATCAAGCACATTCCAGGTCACGGACGTGCGATGGCAGACAGCCACCAGGCCCTGCCGGTGGTGGACGCTCCCTACGAAGATCTCGAGGCCCGTGACTTCGCGCCGTTCCGGATGCTGTCGGACATGCCGATGGCGATGACGGCGCACGTTGTCTACACGGCGATCGACCCGAAGCAGCCCGCCACCACCTCGAGGAAGGTCCTACGCCAGGTGATCCGTGGGGCCATCGGCTTCGACGGACTGGTGATGAGCGACGACCTCTCCATGAAGGCCCTGGGCGGCGGTTTCGCCGATCGCGCCCGCGCCGCCCTGGCCGCCGGCTGCGACGTGGTCCTGCACTGCAACGGCGACATGGCCGAGATGAAGGCGGTGGTTTCCGGGACCAAGACCCTGTCGGGTCGAGCCCTGCGCCGGGCCAGGTCCGCCCTGGCGCGCGTCGCCAGGACGCCCGAGCCCTTCGACGTCCATGAGGCCCGCGCCCGCTTCGACGCCGCGTTCGAAGGCCGGTGGGCGGCATGA
- a CDS encoding SPOR domain-containing protein: MSDPDRGAYAPPTDAPLSFDARQPVRGSKPAPLMLIISAIVLILLVIAIVLFYRSGVREAGAPPQTVGSPLGELKAPPPAEAQPTDPAAGLQIYRAEDGPPDAAGPTFIDPPEAPQPRPDPVVVQPPPKPAPSAPVTSGPVAALPSAPALKPAIAPPPPAPAPKAAAPAPKTVAVAPPPKAAAPAPKPAATTGGAAVQIGAFSSQALADKGWNDAAKVAPGLAAGKGKRVEQIQKDGSTLFRTTVTGFASRQAATDFCNQLKAAGKNCFVR, encoded by the coding sequence ATGTCCGACCCTGACCGCGGCGCCTACGCCCCCCCGACCGACGCGCCTTTGAGCTTCGACGCGCGCCAGCCCGTGCGGGGATCCAAGCCGGCGCCCCTGATGCTGATCATCAGCGCCATCGTGCTGATCCTGCTGGTGATCGCCATCGTGCTCTTCTACCGCTCCGGCGTCCGCGAGGCGGGCGCGCCGCCGCAGACCGTGGGTTCGCCGCTGGGCGAGCTGAAGGCCCCGCCGCCCGCTGAGGCCCAGCCCACCGATCCGGCCGCGGGCCTGCAGATCTATCGCGCCGAGGACGGCCCTCCCGACGCCGCCGGCCCCACGTTCATCGATCCCCCGGAGGCGCCACAGCCGCGTCCCGATCCGGTGGTCGTCCAGCCGCCGCCCAAGCCCGCGCCGAGCGCTCCGGTGACCTCCGGCCCTGTGGCCGCCCTTCCGTCCGCGCCCGCGTTGAAACCCGCCATCGCCCCGCCGCCGCCGGCCCCGGCCCCCAAGGCCGCGGCTCCGGCCCCGAAGACCGTCGCGGTCGCGCCGCCACCGAAGGCCGCCGCGCCCGCGCCCAAGCCCGCCGCCACGACGGGCGGGGCCGCCGTCCAGATCGGCGCCTTCTCGTCCCAGGCGCTGGCCGACAAGGGCTGGAACGACGCGGCCAAGGTCGCACCGGGCCTCGCGGCCGGGAAGGGCAAGCGCGTGGAGCAGATCCAAAAGGACGGCTCGACCCTGTTCCGCACCACCGTCACCGGCTTCGCCTCCCGCCAGGCGGCGACGGATTTCTGCAATCAACTCAAGGCCGCGGGCAAGAACTGCTTCGTGAGATAG
- a CDS encoding deoxyguanosinetriphosphate triphosphohydrolase yields MVARAPYAEDAALSLGRKIAEPESRTRTPFARDRDRIIHATAFRRLKEKTQVFVAHEGDHFRTRLTHSLEVAQVARSLATALGLEPDLAETIALAHDLGHPPFGHAGEDELQVQMEPYGGFDHNVQTFRVVTKLERRYPRWEGLNLTWETLEGVIKHNGPVTEKLARPSWKAITEFDAEYDLGLGTWASAEAQVAALADDIAYNNHDVDDGVQAGLFDLKELLDVPLIGPILATVYRDYPDLDPGITRLEAVRRMIGAMVEDVLAETNRRAVASKVSSAEEVRNLDHALVAFSRDMLEDLSRLREFLMSRMYRHWKVNRTRSQARRILAEMFQLFMAEPDVLPTEWFARSQNRDETGRARVVCDYIAGMTDRYAIEEHRRLFHLDVWN; encoded by the coding sequence ATGGTCGCCCGCGCTCCCTATGCCGAAGACGCCGCCCTCTCGCTGGGGCGCAAGATCGCCGAGCCGGAGAGCCGCACCCGCACGCCGTTCGCCCGTGATCGCGACCGCATCATCCACGCCACCGCCTTCCGCCGGCTGAAGGAGAAGACCCAGGTTTTCGTGGCTCACGAGGGCGACCACTTCCGCACCCGCCTGACCCATTCCCTGGAGGTGGCCCAGGTGGCGCGCTCCCTGGCCACGGCGCTCGGCCTGGAGCCGGACCTGGCCGAGACCATCGCGCTCGCCCATGACCTCGGCCATCCGCCCTTCGGCCACGCCGGGGAGGACGAGCTGCAGGTGCAGATGGAGCCCTACGGCGGCTTCGACCACAATGTGCAGACCTTCCGGGTGGTCACCAAGCTGGAGCGCCGCTACCCGCGCTGGGAAGGCCTCAACCTCACCTGGGAAACCCTGGAAGGGGTGATCAAGCACAACGGCCCGGTGACCGAGAAGCTGGCCCGGCCGTCCTGGAAGGCGATCACCGAGTTCGACGCCGAATACGACCTGGGCCTCGGGACCTGGGCCTCGGCTGAGGCCCAGGTCGCCGCGCTCGCCGACGACATCGCCTACAACAACCACGACGTCGACGACGGGGTGCAGGCGGGCCTGTTCGACCTCAAGGAACTGCTGGACGTGCCGCTGATCGGGCCGATCCTGGCGACGGTCTACAGGGACTATCCCGACCTCGATCCCGGCATCACCCGCCTGGAGGCGGTGCGCCGGATGATCGGGGCCATGGTCGAGGACGTGCTGGCCGAGACCAATCGTCGCGCGGTGGCGTCCAAGGTCTCCTCCGCCGAGGAGGTGCGAAATCTCGACCACGCCCTGGTGGCCTTTTCCCGCGACATGCTCGAGGATCTCTCTCGCCTGCGCGAATTCCTGATGAGCCGGATGTACCGCCACTGGAAGGTCAATCGCACCCGCAGCCAGGCCCGCCGTATTCTGGCCGAGATGTTCCAGTTGTTCATGGCGGAACCCGATGTCCTGCCGACGGAGTGGTTCGCCCGGTCGCAGAACCGCGACGAGACCGGCCGCGCCCGGGTGGTGTGCGACTACATCGCCGGCATGACCGACCGCTACGCCATCGAAGAGCACCGCCGACTTTTCCACCTCGACGTCTGGAACTAG
- the erpA gene encoding iron-sulfur cluster insertion protein ErpA → MTSTDLTLSPAAARRLHDLGAAEGRPLMLRVAVEGGGCSGFQYQFDLVDEAQPDDLRIERDGAAALVDEMSLVLLKGSEIDYVDELAGAEFKVRNPNAKSSCGCGVSFSI, encoded by the coding sequence ATGACCAGTACCGACCTGACCCTCTCCCCCGCCGCCGCCAGGCGGCTGCACGATCTCGGCGCGGCCGAGGGCCGGCCCTTGATGCTGCGCGTCGCCGTCGAGGGGGGCGGCTGCTCCGGATTCCAGTACCAGTTCGATCTCGTGGACGAGGCCCAGCCCGACGACCTGCGGATCGAACGCGACGGCGCGGCCGCGCTGGTGGACGAGATGTCCCTGGTGCTGCTGAAGGGCTCGGAGATCGACTATGTGGACGAGCTGGCGGGCGCCGAGTTCAAGGTCCGCAATCCCAACGCCAAGTCCAGCTGCGGCTGCGGTGTCAGCTTCTCCATCTAA
- the xth gene encoding exodeoxyribonuclease III: MRIATWNVNSVNARLETVLRWFEEASPDVACLQEIKCVDEKFPAEAFERLGYNVAVHGQKSYNGVAMLSKTPLEDVRKGLPGEDEDEQARYLEAVVSGPTPVRVACIYLPNGNPIETDKFGYKLRWMARLKAHAQELLAYEEPLALVGDYNVIPEARDAAHPNNWLGDALFQPESRAAFRALKNLGLTEAFLAIDGSPEAYTFWDYQAGAWQRNNGIRIDHALLSPQAADLLRGCVIHRDVRGWDKPSDHVPVVVELDL, from the coding sequence ATGCGAATCGCCACCTGGAACGTCAATTCGGTGAATGCGCGGCTGGAAACCGTGCTGCGCTGGTTCGAGGAGGCCTCGCCGGACGTCGCCTGCCTGCAGGAGATCAAGTGCGTCGACGAGAAATTCCCCGCCGAAGCCTTCGAGCGGCTGGGCTACAACGTCGCCGTCCACGGCCAGAAGTCCTATAATGGCGTGGCCATGCTCTCGAAGACCCCGCTGGAGGACGTCCGCAAGGGCCTGCCGGGGGAGGACGAGGACGAGCAGGCCCGCTATCTGGAGGCGGTGGTCTCCGGGCCGACGCCGGTTCGGGTGGCCTGCATCTACCTGCCCAACGGCAACCCCATCGAGACCGACAAGTTCGGCTACAAGCTGCGCTGGATGGCCCGGCTGAAGGCCCATGCCCAGGAACTTTTGGCCTACGAAGAGCCGTTGGCCCTGGTGGGCGACTACAACGTCATCCCCGAAGCGCGCGACGCAGCCCATCCTAACAACTGGCTGGGCGACGCCCTCTTCCAGCCGGAGAGTCGCGCGGCGTTCCGAGCCTTGAAGAACCTCGGGCTTACCGAGGCCTTCCTGGCGATCGACGGTTCCCCCGAGGCCTACACCTTCTGGGATTACCAAGCCGGGGCCTGGCAGCGGAACAACGGGATCCGAATCGACCACGCCCTTCTCTCACCCCAGGCCGCCGACCTGCTGCGCGGCTGCGTGATCCACCGCGACGTGCGCGGCTGGGACAAGCCCTCCGACCACGTTCCCGTGGTGGTCGAGCTGGACCTGTAG
- a CDS encoding DUF4126 domain-containing protein, whose translation MGAIELMGVAASLSLLAGWRLYACVAAVGIAMRVGLLDLPDKIAALDVLANPWVIGVAAVGAIAELFADKVMWLDTLWDGVHTLIRPLGGALLALAVIDASDPAWQVAVFLLGGGAALLSHGAKAGARAAVNASPEPFSNMAVSTAEDVASLGGLWLVLTQPAAAVGVAVFLVVVVVVLLIASWRMLAALRRWMSPRA comes from the coding sequence ATGGGCGCGATCGAACTCATGGGCGTCGCGGCGAGCCTCAGCCTGTTGGCGGGCTGGCGGCTGTATGCCTGCGTGGCCGCCGTCGGGATCGCCATGCGGGTCGGGCTGCTGGACCTGCCCGACAAGATCGCGGCCCTCGACGTGCTCGCCAATCCCTGGGTGATCGGCGTCGCCGCGGTCGGCGCGATCGCTGAGCTGTTCGCCGACAAGGTCATGTGGCTCGACACCCTCTGGGACGGGGTCCACACCCTGATCCGGCCGCTGGGCGGCGCCCTCCTGGCCCTGGCGGTGATCGACGCCTCCGATCCGGCCTGGCAGGTGGCGGTCTTCCTGCTGGGCGGCGGCGCGGCCCTGCTCAGCCATGGCGCCAAGGCCGGCGCGCGGGCGGCGGTCAACGCCAGTCCCGAGCCTTTCAGCAACATGGCTGTCAGCACGGCCGAGGACGTCGCGAGCCTCGGCGGCCTTTGGCTGGTCCTCACCCAACCGGCCGCCGCCGTCGGCGTGGCGGTCTTTCTCGTGGTCGTGGTGGTCGTGCTGCTGATCGCAAGCTGGCGGATGCTGGCCGCCCTGCGCCGCTGGATGTCGCCTAGAGCTTGA
- a CDS encoding NnrU family protein — protein sequence MTSLLAAAAVFVLLHLLVSGTRVRDAITGAIGPGPYMGLFSLASIAGLTWLGFAFAAARSDPGNGAYWQVTPVTRHIQLGLQLLAMLLIVPGLTTPNPTSVRQEGALERPDVVKGMLRITRHPFLWGVAVWALGHLLVNGDRASLVLFGSMLVLALFGTSSIDAKRKRALGATWDGFAAQTSNVPFGAILAGKQSLKLGEIGWWRILLAVAVWAAVAWGHPHMFGVAALP from the coding sequence ATGACCAGTCTGCTCGCCGCCGCGGCGGTCTTCGTCCTGCTGCACCTACTCGTATCCGGCACCCGCGTACGTGATGCGATCACCGGCGCCATCGGGCCGGGCCCCTATATGGGGCTCTTTTCCCTGGCCTCGATCGCCGGCCTGACCTGGCTGGGTTTCGCCTTCGCCGCCGCGCGGAGCGATCCCGGCAATGGCGCCTACTGGCAGGTCACCCCGGTCACCCGCCACATCCAGCTCGGCCTGCAGCTCCTGGCCATGCTGCTCATCGTCCCCGGGCTGACGACGCCCAACCCCACCAGCGTGCGGCAGGAGGGCGCCCTGGAGCGGCCTGATGTCGTGAAGGGCATGCTGCGCATCACCCGCCACCCGTTCCTGTGGGGCGTTGCGGTCTGGGCGCTGGGTCATCTGCTGGTCAATGGCGACCGGGCGAGCCTGGTGCTGTTCGGTTCGATGCTGGTCCTGGCGCTGTTCGGGACATCCAGCATCGACGCCAAGCGCAAGCGGGCCTTGGGGGCGACCTGGGACGGCTTCGCGGCTCAGACCTCCAACGTCCCGTTCGGCGCGATCCTGGCGGGCAAGCAGTCCCTGAAGCTCGGCGAGATCGGCTGGTGGCGCATCCTGCTGGCGGTCGCCGTCTGGGCCGCTGTGGCCTGGGGCCATCCCCACATGTTCGGCGTCGCGGCCCTGCCCTAG
- a CDS encoding aspartate/glutamate racemase family protein, with protein MRTLGLLGGMSAESTTTYYQALNQQVRQRLGGLHSAQLVLWSVDFAPIAAMQVDGDWDGAGAALADAAARLEGAGAEAILLCTNTMHRVAPAIEARLGIPLIHIGVATARAVRARGCSQPLLLATRFTMEQDFYKHRLRDHGVEPLVPDQADRDRLHAIIYDELCQGVVDPGSKREALAMIARAQGADSVIFGCTEVGLLLSQADIDLPVIDSTLVHVEAGVDFMLG; from the coding sequence ATGCGCACGCTCGGCCTGCTGGGCGGGATGAGCGCGGAGTCGACCACGACCTACTACCAGGCGCTGAACCAGCAGGTGCGCCAACGGCTGGGCGGCCTTCATTCGGCGCAGCTCGTGCTCTGGTCGGTGGATTTCGCGCCCATCGCCGCGATGCAGGTCGATGGCGACTGGGACGGGGCGGGGGCGGCCCTGGCCGACGCCGCCGCGCGCCTGGAAGGCGCCGGGGCCGAGGCGATCCTGCTGTGCACCAACACCATGCACAGGGTCGCGCCGGCCATCGAGGCGCGGTTGGGGATACCGCTGATCCATATCGGCGTCGCCACGGCCCGGGCGGTGCGCGCCAGGGGCTGCTCGCAGCCCCTGCTGTTGGCCACCCGCTTCACCATGGAGCAGGACTTCTACAAGCACCGCCTGCGCGACCACGGGGTCGAGCCCCTGGTCCCCGATCAGGCCGATCGCGATCGTCTGCACGCCATCATCTATGACGAGCTCTGCCAGGGGGTGGTGGATCCGGGGTCCAAGCGCGAGGCTCTGGCAATGATCGCCAGGGCGCAGGGCGCTGACAGCGTCATCTTCGGCTGCACCGAGGTGGGGCTGCTGCTGTCCCAGGCGGATATTGATCTGCCTGTGATCGACTCGACCCTGGTCCACGTCGAGGCAGGGGTGGACTTCATGCTGGGCTAG
- the ilvD gene encoding dihydroxy-acid dehydratase: MTRKPDGTWDKSNLPSRHVTEGPARAPHRSYYYAMGLGSREIAQPFVGVASCWNEAAPCNTALMRQAHAVSVGVKNAGGTPREFCTITVTDGIAMGHEGMRSSLVSRDLIADSVELTMRGHGYDALVGLAGCDKSLPGMMMAMLRLNVPSVFLYGGSILPGSWQGRDVTVVDVFEGVGMHSAGKMSLDDLCSLEQHACPSDGACGGQFTANTMACVSEAIGLALPLSASLPAPYLNRDEYAVASGEAVMRLIETQLRPRDIVTRKSFENAAVVVAATGGSTNGGLHLPAMAHECGIEFTLRDFAEIAQRTPYIADLKPGGRFVAKDMGEAGGMPMLLKTLLENGHIHGDCMTVTGKTIAENLKDVKWRDDQVVIRKASEPLSPTGGVVGLWGSLAPDGAIVKVAGMTSHRSHRGPARVFDGEQACFDAVEAGDYQDGDVLVIRYEGARGGPGMREMLSTTAAISGQGRGDKVALVTDGRFSGGTRGLCIGHVGPEAQMGGPIALVKDGDIIAIDADAGTIELEVDPIELENRKRHWKPRVTNYQSGALWKYAQVVGPAHLGALTHPGAAAETHVYADL, translated from the coding sequence ATGACCAGGAAGCCGGACGGGACTTGGGACAAGTCAAACCTCCCCAGCCGTCACGTGACCGAGGGGCCCGCGCGGGCCCCGCACCGGTCCTATTATTACGCCATGGGCCTGGGCAGCCGTGAGATCGCCCAGCCGTTCGTGGGGGTAGCCTCCTGCTGGAACGAAGCCGCTCCCTGCAACACCGCCTTGATGCGCCAGGCCCATGCGGTGAGTGTGGGCGTCAAGAACGCCGGCGGCACGCCGCGCGAGTTCTGCACCATCACCGTCACCGACGGCATCGCCATGGGTCACGAGGGCATGCGCTCGTCCCTGGTCAGCCGCGACCTGATCGCCGACTCCGTCGAGCTGACCATGCGCGGCCACGGCTATGACGCCCTGGTGGGACTGGCGGGCTGCGACAAGAGCCTGCCCGGCATGATGATGGCCATGCTGCGCCTTAACGTGCCCAGCGTGTTCCTCTATGGCGGCTCGATCCTGCCGGGCTCCTGGCAGGGCCGGGACGTCACCGTGGTCGACGTCTTCGAAGGCGTCGGCATGCATTCGGCCGGCAAGATGAGCCTGGACGACCTGTGCTCGCTGGAACAGCACGCCTGTCCGTCGGACGGGGCCTGCGGCGGCCAGTTCACCGCCAACACCATGGCCTGTGTGTCGGAGGCCATCGGCCTGGCCCTGCCGCTGTCGGCCTCGCTGCCGGCGCCGTACCTCAACCGCGACGAATACGCCGTGGCCTCGGGGGAGGCGGTGATGCGGCTGATCGAGACCCAGCTGCGTCCCCGCGACATCGTCACCCGCAAGTCGTTCGAGAACGCCGCCGTCGTCGTGGCGGCCACCGGCGGCTCGACCAACGGCGGCCTCCACCTGCCGGCCATGGCCCATGAGTGCGGCATCGAGTTCACCCTGCGAGACTTCGCCGAGATCGCCCAGCGCACGCCCTATATCGCCGACCTCAAGCCCGGCGGCCGCTTCGTGGCCAAGGACATGGGCGAGGCGGGCGGCATGCCCATGCTGCTGAAGACCCTGCTGGAAAACGGCCATATCCACGGCGACTGCATGACGGTGACCGGCAAGACCATCGCCGAGAACCTCAAGGACGTGAAATGGCGCGACGACCAGGTGGTCATCCGCAAGGCCTCCGAGCCGCTGTCGCCCACCGGCGGCGTTGTGGGCCTGTGGGGCTCGCTCGCTCCCGACGGCGCCATCGTCAAGGTGGCCGGCATGACCAGCCACCGCAGCCACCGTGGCCCCGCTCGCGTGTTCGACGGCGAGCAGGCCTGCTTCGACGCGGTCGAGGCCGGCGACTACCAGGACGGCGATGTCCTGGTCATCCGATATGAGGGGGCCCGCGGCGGTCCGGGGATGCGCGAGATGCTGTCGACCACGGCGGCGATCTCCGGCCAGGGGCGCGGCGACAAGGTGGCCCTGGTCACCGACGGCCGCTTCTCCGGCGGCACGCGCGGCCTCTGCATCGGCCATGTGGGTCCCGAGGCCCAGATGGGTGGCCCCATCGCCCTGGTGAAGGACGGCGACATCATCGCCATCGACGCCGACGCCGGGACCATCGAGCTGGAGGTCGATCCCATCGAGCTGGAGAACCGCAAGCGCCACTGGAAGCCGCGGGTGACCAACTACCAGTCGGGCGCGCTGTGGAAGTACGCCCAGGTCGTGGGGCCCGCCCACCTGGGCGCCCTGACCCATCCGGGGGCCGCGGCCGAGACCCACGTCTACGCGGACCTCTAG
- a CDS encoding glutathione peroxidase yields the protein MAQDAYDFSFNSIDGAPLPLTSFKDKVVLVVNTASKCGLTPQYEGLEKLYSDYKDKGLVVLGVPSNQFAGQEPGTDAEIADFCMTNFSVDFPMTSKTDVKGDEAHPFYKWAKDTLGEPAEPVWNFHKLLVGKDGKLIRAFGPRTEPLDDELTGAIEAAL from the coding sequence ATGGCCCAAGACGCCTACGATTTCTCGTTCAATTCCATCGATGGCGCGCCGCTGCCCCTGACCAGCTTCAAGGACAAGGTGGTGCTGGTGGTGAACACCGCCTCCAAGTGCGGCCTCACCCCGCAGTACGAGGGGCTGGAAAAGCTCTATTCCGACTACAAGGACAAGGGCCTGGTGGTCCTGGGCGTGCCCAGCAACCAGTTCGCCGGCCAGGAACCCGGCACCGACGCCGAGATTGCCGACTTCTGCATGACCAACTTCTCGGTCGACTTCCCGATGACCTCGAAGACCGACGTGAAGGGCGACGAGGCCCACCCGTTCTACAAGTGGGCCAAGGACACCCTGGGCGAACCCGCCGAGCCGGTCTGGAACTTCCACAAGCTGCTGGTCGGCAAGGACGGCAAGCTGATCCGCGCCTTCGGACCCCGCACCGAGCCCCTGGACGACGAGCTCACCGGGGCGATCGAGGCGGCGCTATAG
- a CDS encoding Gfo/Idh/MocA family protein, which yields MAEPLRGGVIGAGVFGGHHARKYAGAPGAVLSAVLDTHHPDRAAAIAVPLGGRAFYKMDEFLEAVDVVTIASPASVHAEGALAALAAGKPIYVEKPLAITLADADKIIAEAARRKLVIACGHQERVVFQAMGLFDIPEQPLRLESVRHGTPSERSLDVSVVLDLMIHDLDLALSLSTAQPMAVEGEGKMDFSGGWDRARAEVSFDDGFTALFDSSRMELERKRTMKLVYPSGEVEIDFVTRAFRNTTGYPLNPDYADTPAVKDTLATSVQGFLAAVRGEAPRPIVTAQEAARALDLALAVEQALEDAR from the coding sequence ATGGCTGAACCCCTGCGAGGCGGCGTTATCGGCGCCGGCGTGTTCGGCGGCCACCATGCCCGCAAGTATGCCGGGGCGCCGGGGGCGGTGCTGTCTGCGGTGCTCGACACCCACCATCCGGACCGGGCCGCGGCGATCGCCGTGCCGCTGGGCGGCCGGGCCTTCTACAAGATGGACGAGTTCCTGGAGGCGGTGGACGTGGTCACCATCGCCTCGCCGGCCAGCGTCCACGCCGAGGGCGCGCTCGCGGCGCTGGCCGCCGGCAAGCCGATCTATGTGGAGAAGCCCCTGGCCATCACCCTGGCCGACGCTGACAAAATCATCGCCGAGGCGGCCAGGCGGAAGCTGGTCATCGCCTGCGGCCACCAGGAGCGGGTGGTGTTCCAGGCCATGGGCCTGTTCGACATTCCCGAGCAGCCGCTGCGGCTGGAGTCGGTGCGTCACGGCACGCCCTCGGAGCGCAGCCTGGATGTCTCGGTGGTGCTGGACCTGATGATCCACGACCTGGACCTGGCGCTCTCGCTGTCGACCGCCCAGCCCATGGCGGTGGAAGGTGAGGGCAAGATGGACTTCTCCGGGGGCTGGGACCGCGCACGCGCCGAGGTCAGCTTCGACGACGGCTTCACGGCGCTCTTCGACTCCTCGCGGATGGAGCTGGAGCGGAAGCGGACCATGAAGCTGGTCTATCCCTCTGGCGAGGTTGAGATCGACTTCGTCACCCGCGCCTTCCGCAACACCACGGGCTATCCGCTCAATCCCGACTATGCCGACACACCGGCCGTGAAGGACACCCTGGCCACCAGCGTCCAGGGCTTCCTGGCCGCCGTGCGCGGAGAGGCGCCGCGCCCGATCGTGACGGCGCAGGAGGCCGCCCGGGCGCTCGATCTGGCGCTGGCCGTCGAACAGGCGTTGGAGGACGCCCGGTAA
- a CDS encoding NADP-dependent oxidoreductase: MTISREIRLKSRPVGLPTADNFELATVTLPDPGPGEVQVRNTWMTVDPYMRGRMNDAKSYTPPFALGEAMQGGATGEVIASNDPAFKPGDLVQSFFGWREAFNAPAAAVQKLDTFGLPVQAFLGVAGMPGMTAYAGLLRVAALKDGDVVFVSAAAGAVGSVVCQIAKLKGHKVIGSAGGPEKTAFLRDELGVDVAIDYKAEPIVAALERAAPEGIDVYFENVGGDHLVAALNSANLKARFAMCGMISMYNEATPPPGPSNIFLIVGKQIRMEGFIVSSHYDMQPAFLKDLAGWHAAGKIKWRETVMEGIEKAPDAFLALFSGQNFGKMLVKLA, from the coding sequence ATGACCATCTCGCGCGAGATCCGCCTGAAGAGCCGGCCCGTCGGCCTGCCGACCGCCGACAACTTCGAACTGGCCACGGTCACCCTGCCCGATCCAGGCCCCGGCGAGGTCCAGGTGCGCAACACCTGGATGACTGTCGATCCCTACATGCGAGGGCGCATGAACGACGCCAAGAGCTATACCCCGCCCTTCGCCCTGGGCGAGGCCATGCAGGGCGGCGCCACCGGCGAGGTCATCGCCTCGAACGATCCGGCCTTCAAGCCGGGCGACCTGGTGCAGAGCTTCTTCGGCTGGCGCGAGGCCTTCAACGCTCCCGCAGCCGCGGTCCAGAAGCTGGACACCTTCGGCCTTCCGGTTCAGGCCTTCCTGGGCGTCGCCGGCATGCCCGGAATGACCGCCTATGCGGGCCTGCTGCGGGTCGCGGCCCTGAAGGACGGCGACGTGGTGTTCGTCTCGGCCGCCGCCGGCGCGGTCGGCTCGGTCGTCTGCCAGATCGCCAAGCTCAAGGGCCACAAGGTGATCGGATCGGCCGGCGGACCGGAGAAGACCGCCTTCCTGCGCGACGAACTCGGGGTCGACGTCGCCATCGACTACAAGGCCGAACCCATCGTGGCGGCCCTGGAGCGCGCCGCGCCCGAGGGCATCGACGTCTATTTCGAGAATGTGGGCGGCGACCACCTGGTGGCGGCGCTCAACTCGGCCAACCTCAAGGCACGCTTCGCCATGTGCGGGATGATCTCGATGTACAACGAGGCCACGCCCCCGCCCGGCCCTTCCAACATCTTCCTGATCGTCGGCAAGCAGATCCGCATGGAGGGCTTCATCGTCTCCAGCCACTACGACATGCAGCCGGCCTTCCTGAAGGACCTCGCCGGATGGCATGCGGCGGGCAAGATCAAGTGGCGCGAGACCGTCATGGAAGGGATCGAGAAGGCCCCCGACGCCTTCCTGGCCCTCTTCTCCGGCCAGAACTTCGGCAAGATGCTGGTCAAGCTCGCCTAG